From the Silurus meridionalis isolate SWU-2019-XX chromosome 5, ASM1480568v1, whole genome shotgun sequence genome, one window contains:
- the LOC124386579 gene encoding NF-kappa-B-activating protein isoform X1 has protein sequence MPEISAKYSEASSPRRRRRSRSNSGNARSRSRERDPSPPADTHRHNGTDERKSRWSDSKERSRNRFRVGGSRSRSRSREREKMAWVDERDRGQYAGSRADYYDKRDDIQRQRQEAFIARRLQERERIGELGCPEVWGYSPRVRDPDSDEHTPVEEDVKNSSTETSSEEEKKKKKKKRKSKKKKSRKHSEDSESESDSEEEVKKKKKKKKSKKKKSKKKKAKKSRKETSSSSSDQSAEEDDELGELWVEKTRIDDHVFGPEAPLTDMAQDDRPLDFGHALLPGEGAAMAEYVKAGKRIPRRGEIGLTSDEIADFEKSGFVMSGSRHRRMEAVRLRKENQIYSADEKRALASFNQEERRKRESKILSSFREMVYRKTKGKEEK, from the exons ATGCCCGAGATCAGCGCCAAGTATTCAGAGGCCAGTAGCCCGAGGAGGCGCCGCCGGAGCCGCTCGAACAGTGGAAATGCGCGGAGTCGCTCCCGGGAGCGCGACCCGAGTCCTCCGGCAGATACCCACAGACACAATGGGACAGATGAGCGAAAGTCGAGATGGTCCGACAGCAAAGAGAGGAGTCGGAACCGCTTCCGGGTTGGTGGCTCGCGCAGTAGGTCCAGATCGAGAGAACGTGAGAAGATGGCCTGGGTTGATGAGCGGGACCGGGGACAGTATGCAGGATCGCGAGCTGATTATTATGACAAGAGAGACGACATTCAAAGGCAACGACAGGAAGCCTTCATTGCTAG GCGCTTGCAGGAGCGTGAGAGAATCGGTGAGCTGGGATGTCCTGAGGTCTGGGGCTATTCACCAAGAGTCCGAGACCCAGA CTCAGATGAACACACTCCAGTAGAAGAGGATGTGAAGAACAGCAGCACTGAAACAAGTTCAGAAG aggaaaagaagaaaaagaaaaagaagcgaaaatccaaaaaaaagaaaagccgcAAGCACTCAGAGGACAGTGAATCAGAAAGTGACTCAGAAG AAGAagtcaagaagaagaagaaaaagaagaaaagtaaaaa GAAGAaatcaaagaagaagaaggctaAAAAGAGCCGCAAAGAGACAAGCAGTTCCAGCAGTGATCAGTCCGCAGAGGAAGACGATGAGCTCGGAGAACTGTGGGTTGAGAAAACGCGTATCGATGATCATGTTTTTGGACCTGAGGCTCCACTAACTGACATGGCTCAGGATGACAGACCACTAGA TTTTGGCCATGCTCTGTTACCCGGTGAAGGTGCTGCCATGGCGGAGTACGTAAAAGCAGGCAAGCGAATTCCAAGGAGAGGTGAAATCGGCCTTACCAGTGACGAGATTGCTGACTTTGAGAAGTCAGGCTTTGTGATGAGTGGAAGCAG ACATCGTCGCATGGAGGCTGTGCGTCTGAGAAAGGAAAACCAGATCTACAGCGCAGATGAAAAGAGAGCCCTTGCCTCCTTCAACCaggaagagagaagaaaaagggaAAGTAAAATCCTTTCCAGTTTCAGGGAAATGGTGTACAGAAAGACtaaaggaaaagaagagaagtAG
- the LOC124386579 gene encoding NF-kappa-B-activating protein isoform X2 — protein sequence MPEISAKYSEASSPRRRRRSRSNSGNARSRSRERDPSPPADTHRHNGTDERKSRWSDSKERSRNRFRVGGSRSRSRSREREKMAWVDERDRGQYAGSRADYYDKRDDIQRQRQEAFIARRLQERERIGELGCPEVWGYSPRVRDPDSDEHTPVEEDVKNSSTETSSEEEKKKKKKKRKSKKKKSRKHSEDSESESDSEEVKKKKKKKKSKKKKSKKKKAKKSRKETSSSSSDQSAEEDDELGELWVEKTRIDDHVFGPEAPLTDMAQDDRPLDFGHALLPGEGAAMAEYVKAGKRIPRRGEIGLTSDEIADFEKSGFVMSGSRHRRMEAVRLRKENQIYSADEKRALASFNQEERRKRESKILSSFREMVYRKTKGKEEK from the exons ATGCCCGAGATCAGCGCCAAGTATTCAGAGGCCAGTAGCCCGAGGAGGCGCCGCCGGAGCCGCTCGAACAGTGGAAATGCGCGGAGTCGCTCCCGGGAGCGCGACCCGAGTCCTCCGGCAGATACCCACAGACACAATGGGACAGATGAGCGAAAGTCGAGATGGTCCGACAGCAAAGAGAGGAGTCGGAACCGCTTCCGGGTTGGTGGCTCGCGCAGTAGGTCCAGATCGAGAGAACGTGAGAAGATGGCCTGGGTTGATGAGCGGGACCGGGGACAGTATGCAGGATCGCGAGCTGATTATTATGACAAGAGAGACGACATTCAAAGGCAACGACAGGAAGCCTTCATTGCTAG GCGCTTGCAGGAGCGTGAGAGAATCGGTGAGCTGGGATGTCCTGAGGTCTGGGGCTATTCACCAAGAGTCCGAGACCCAGA CTCAGATGAACACACTCCAGTAGAAGAGGATGTGAAGAACAGCAGCACTGAAACAAGTTCAGAAG aggaaaagaagaaaaagaaaaagaagcgaaaatccaaaaaaaagaaaagccgcAAGCACTCAGAGGACAGTGAATCAGAAAGTGACTCAGAAG Aagtcaagaagaagaagaaaaagaagaaaagtaaaaa GAAGAaatcaaagaagaagaaggctaAAAAGAGCCGCAAAGAGACAAGCAGTTCCAGCAGTGATCAGTCCGCAGAGGAAGACGATGAGCTCGGAGAACTGTGGGTTGAGAAAACGCGTATCGATGATCATGTTTTTGGACCTGAGGCTCCACTAACTGACATGGCTCAGGATGACAGACCACTAGA TTTTGGCCATGCTCTGTTACCCGGTGAAGGTGCTGCCATGGCGGAGTACGTAAAAGCAGGCAAGCGAATTCCAAGGAGAGGTGAAATCGGCCTTACCAGTGACGAGATTGCTGACTTTGAGAAGTCAGGCTTTGTGATGAGTGGAAGCAG ACATCGTCGCATGGAGGCTGTGCGTCTGAGAAAGGAAAACCAGATCTACAGCGCAGATGAAAAGAGAGCCCTTGCCTCCTTCAACCaggaagagagaagaaaaagggaAAGTAAAATCCTTTCCAGTTTCAGGGAAATGGTGTACAGAAAGACtaaaggaaaagaagagaagtAG